The Paenibacillus uliginis N3/975 genome has a window encoding:
- a CDS encoding GNAT family N-acetyltransferase has product MLESWKHEYTHAVIDLWNVEAVKDGYKELTEQSFDHIFLSSPYFDPENTFVWLESDQVKGFACGCTGDDLPLGNVAGYITCIVLSDDVKTDDHYKQMLGAVENRFRQCGKKQSDVLFFNPMMLPWYIPNTPQHEHNNAPGVPVDSSLYAFLVRQGYIERARECAMYLNLAEFTFPEQSKSKEDKAAGHGYHVELFDPLKHHGVAEMLLGFDNPLWQKEIEKSTSDGVPVVIASHHGKVVGFAGPVIRQDNGRGYFSGIGVHRDHEGHGLGSILFFKLCEAFKNIGTDYMSLYTGSTNPAIRIYEKAGFQTVKQFSVMRREF; this is encoded by the coding sequence ATGTTGGAGTCTTGGAAACATGAATATACTCATGCCGTTATTGATTTATGGAATGTAGAAGCTGTGAAAGATGGTTACAAGGAGCTGACGGAACAAAGCTTCGATCATATTTTTCTGTCTAGTCCATATTTTGATCCTGAGAATACGTTTGTGTGGCTGGAATCCGATCAGGTCAAAGGATTTGCCTGCGGATGCACAGGAGACGATCTGCCGCTTGGAAACGTCGCAGGTTATATCACATGCATCGTGCTGTCAGATGATGTTAAAACAGATGATCATTATAAGCAGATGTTGGGCGCTGTGGAGAACCGATTTAGACAATGTGGCAAGAAGCAGTCGGATGTACTGTTCTTCAACCCGATGATGCTGCCATGGTACATACCGAATACACCGCAGCACGAGCACAATAACGCTCCGGGTGTACCGGTTGATAGTTCGCTGTATGCGTTTCTCGTGCGTCAGGGGTACATAGAGCGTGCCAGAGAATGTGCTATGTATTTGAATTTGGCCGAGTTCACCTTTCCTGAACAAAGTAAGTCCAAGGAAGATAAGGCGGCTGGCCATGGATATCATGTTGAATTGTTTGATCCGCTTAAGCATCACGGGGTGGCTGAAATGCTGTTAGGATTTGATAATCCTTTATGGCAAAAGGAAATCGAGAAGTCTACCTCGGATGGGGTGCCTGTTGTGATTGCTTCGCATCACGGCAAGGTTGTTGGATTTGCGGGACCAGTCATCCGCCAGGATAACGGGCGCGGTTATTTCTCTGGTATCGGCGTTCATCGTGATCATGAAGGACATGGACTGGGTAGTATTTTGTTCTTTAAGTTGTGCGAGGCATTCAAAAATATCGGGACCGATTATATGTCTCTATATACCGGAAGTACAAATCCGGCTATCCGGATATACGAGAAAGCAGGCTTTCAAACCGTCAAACAATTTTCAGTCATGCGAAGGGAGTTTTAA
- a CDS encoding carbohydrate ABC transporter permease → MALYNSHTGKPVRRKTRNTVIMVILVLFALATLFPIYFMFISSFGDPVEAGAMNYSLFPSKISLDSYKFFFDYSEHSVRWLINSLIVATTVMVSNVFFASLAGYAFSKIRFKGRAVLFSVLLVSMMIPYQVTQVPLYILIVNTFQIQNTYTAMIVPGLVTVYNIFLAKQFMGSIPSEVLECAKIEGCNQFQIYFKIVLPLSKTVLAVMAILTFMDNWNTFFWPFLVTNTMDMQTIQVGLKNFRFANTTYFAPMMAGATISALPMFILFFSLQKYFLEGVTVGAVKG, encoded by the coding sequence ATGGCGTTATACAACAGTCACACAGGTAAACCTGTGCGTAGGAAGACCCGTAATACGGTGATCATGGTAATTCTAGTACTTTTTGCTTTAGCTACGCTGTTTCCAATTTATTTCATGTTTATTTCTTCTTTCGGGGATCCGGTGGAAGCCGGGGCAATGAACTATTCCCTCTTCCCAAGTAAAATATCGCTTGATTCCTATAAATTCTTTTTCGATTATAGTGAACATTCGGTACGTTGGCTGATCAACTCATTGATTGTAGCAACGACAGTAATGGTTTCTAACGTGTTTTTTGCGAGTCTTGCAGGATATGCATTTTCCAAAATCCGGTTTAAGGGTAGAGCTGTTCTGTTCTCCGTCCTGCTGGTTTCGATGATGATTCCTTATCAAGTAACACAGGTGCCTCTTTACATCCTGATTGTAAACACTTTTCAAATTCAGAATACGTATACCGCAATGATCGTTCCCGGACTTGTTACGGTATATAACATATTTCTGGCTAAGCAATTTATGGGAAGTATTCCTTCAGAGGTATTGGAGTGTGCAAAAATTGAAGGATGCAACCAATTTCAGATCTATTTCAAGATCGTTCTGCCATTATCCAAAACGGTGTTGGCCGTTATGGCCATCCTCACATTCATGGACAACTGGAATACATTCTTCTGGCCTTTCCTGGTAACGAACACCATGGATATGCAGACGATTCAGGTAGGACTTAAAAACTTTAGATTCGCGAATACAACGTATTTCGCGCCGATGATGGCGGGTGCCACCATTTCCGCACTTCCTATGTTTATTCTCTTCTTTAGCTTGCAAAAGTACTTCCTGGAGGGTGTAACGGTAGGAGCGGTAAAAGGCTAA
- a CDS encoding carbohydrate ABC transporter permease: MTQLAKPIKRRRIKGDSGYGYAFIAVALVVFAMFTAYPVVSAFIISFQKYKPLGSEYIGFENYIATFSDSLFWKSIYNTVLYTVLTVPVGLFISFSVAILILPLRKKTQSIFKAIYYLPAVASGVALSVVWLWIFDPMPSGIFNQLLSVFGISNSNWLGSSSTAMFSLVLMSWLSSHGTSIIIYLAALLGIDESYYEAAELDGASFLKKLWYIVIPCLKPTTLFLLVTGVIGSFQVFQNAYLMTGGGPDNATTMVGLLIFNNAFKYFEFGKAAAQSLVLAFIIASISFVQFKFLGKEVEY; this comes from the coding sequence ATGACACAACTCGCCAAACCAATCAAAAGACGTCGGATCAAAGGAGACAGCGGCTACGGTTATGCCTTTATCGCTGTTGCACTCGTTGTATTTGCGATGTTTACTGCGTATCCCGTTGTAAGTGCGTTTATAATCAGTTTTCAAAAATACAAACCGCTTGGTTCAGAATACATCGGATTCGAGAATTATATAGCCACATTCTCTGACAGCCTGTTCTGGAAATCAATTTACAACACGGTTTTATATACGGTGCTCACGGTGCCGGTCGGTCTGTTCATATCCTTTTCTGTGGCTATTTTGATTCTTCCGTTAAGAAAAAAAACGCAGAGCATATTCAAGGCTATTTATTATCTTCCGGCCGTAGCGTCCGGTGTAGCTCTTTCCGTTGTATGGCTTTGGATTTTTGATCCGATGCCGTCAGGTATTTTCAACCAGCTGCTCAGTGTGTTCGGGATAAGCAACAGCAACTGGCTGGGATCTAGCTCTACTGCTATGTTCTCTCTCGTATTAATGTCATGGCTGTCCAGTCATGGAACGAGTATTATTATTTATTTGGCTGCATTACTCGGCATTGATGAAAGTTATTATGAAGCCGCAGAACTGGACGGAGCTTCTTTCCTGAAAAAACTGTGGTACATCGTCATTCCGTGTCTGAAACCAACGACTTTATTTTTGCTAGTAACGGGTGTCATCGGTTCCTTCCAGGTATTCCAGAACGCGTATCTGATGACGGGCGGCGGTCCGGATAATGCGACTACGATGGTGGGCTTGCTCATTTTCAATAACGCTTTCAAATATTTTGAATTCGGTAAGGCAGCAGCGCAATCTCTCGTTCTGGCCTTCATTATTGCTTCGATTTCATTCGTTCAATTTAAATTCCTGGGCAAAGAAGTGGAATATTAA
- a CDS encoding ABC transporter substrate-binding protein: MKKKMRILAPVLALTLALSACGGGSGSGTDNKDAQNPGTTDGGTKTEAKDTITALLPPVSGNFQDRFAQLEKDFTAMYPNLTLKIEPASWEDMTQKLDTQVNAGSPPDIAFIPSGGLSKYVEQGMLMDITDTATKEMIEDFDAAPLEYMKMGSSLYGFPGYMEVHAIGGNKQFLEEAGIDYKKVQKEGWTYEEFREQIKKGVVKEGDKTSRYGFVFATAGVASRDYLTILIKNAGMPHAFDKDLKYAYTSKNFLEVLKAIRQMIDDGSMPKELSSVDAGKRWNMFLTGQTMITGKGLATFENNANQNNEKIKANDGSAVSGSIPVEYIVLPVPTFAGQKQSSSVAVDGYVTFRGKNEPTPEHKANVVKAAYFLAAGEVAATTNNDLFAAHITKSGREAAKDMKIDRNPDNVAAVETLLTQATPARTDIPTDMGAKGIKLEDEVIIPKLQALIAGEITPEQMYDAVKEGAVKAFGEDGIVKD; encoded by the coding sequence ATGAAAAAGAAGATGCGTATATTAGCACCTGTTCTCGCTTTAACCTTAGCATTATCCGCTTGTGGCGGTGGAAGTGGAAGTGGAACTGACAACAAGGATGCGCAAAATCCAGGAACGACGGATGGAGGCACAAAAACCGAAGCTAAAGATACAATCACAGCCCTCCTTCCACCAGTATCTGGTAATTTTCAGGATAGATTCGCACAATTGGAAAAAGACTTTACTGCTATGTATCCAAACCTGACTTTGAAAATCGAGCCTGCCAGTTGGGAAGATATGACTCAGAAGCTCGATACTCAGGTTAACGCAGGCAGCCCACCGGATATCGCATTCATCCCTTCTGGCGGTCTTTCCAAATACGTTGAGCAAGGCATGCTGATGGACATCACGGATACAGCAACCAAGGAAATGATTGAAGACTTTGATGCTGCTCCATTGGAATACATGAAAATGGGCAGCAGTCTTTATGGATTCCCGGGTTACATGGAAGTTCACGCCATTGGCGGTAACAAACAGTTCCTGGAGGAAGCTGGTATCGACTATAAAAAAGTACAAAAAGAAGGATGGACTTACGAAGAATTCCGTGAGCAGATCAAAAAGGGTGTTGTAAAAGAAGGGGATAAGACATCCCGTTACGGCTTCGTATTTGCAACCGCTGGTGTTGCTTCCAGAGACTATCTGACCATTCTGATTAAAAATGCGGGCATGCCGCACGCCTTTGATAAAGACCTGAAGTATGCTTACACGAGCAAGAACTTCCTGGAAGTGCTGAAAGCTATCCGTCAAATGATCGACGACGGTTCCATGCCGAAAGAGCTTAGCTCTGTAGATGCTGGTAAACGTTGGAACATGTTCTTGACAGGTCAAACGATGATTACGGGAAAAGGTCTTGCCACTTTTGAAAATAACGCCAACCAAAACAATGAGAAAATTAAAGCAAATGATGGTAGTGCTGTGTCAGGAAGTATCCCTGTGGAGTATATCGTTCTGCCGGTTCCAACCTTTGCGGGTCAAAAACAATCATCAAGCGTTGCTGTTGACGGTTATGTAACTTTCCGCGGTAAGAATGAGCCTACGCCTGAGCATAAAGCCAATGTCGTAAAAGCGGCTTACTTCCTCGCTGCTGGTGAAGTAGCAGCGACTACGAACAACGACCTGTTTGCAGCACATATCACAAAGAGCGGCAGAGAAGCTGCGAAGGATATGAAAATCGATAGAAACCCGGATAACGTAGCAGCTGTTGAAACATTGCTTACTCAAGCTACACCTGCACGTACTGATATTCCAACCGATATGGGTGCAAAAGGAATCAAATTGGAAGATGAGGTCATTATTCCGAAACTGCAAGCATTAATTGCTGGAGAAATTACGCCTGAACAAATGTACGATGCTGTGAAAGAAGGAGCCGTTAAAGCCTTTGGTGAAGACGGAATTGTAAAAGACTAA
- the murQ gene encoding N-acetylmuramic acid 6-phosphate etherase, whose amino-acid sequence MDEYLAGLTTEEINEKTQMIDECTTEQMLRLMNEQDSKVPDAVAAEIPQIMKAVDILHRVLKNGGRMFYIGAGTSGRLGVLDASECPPTFGTDPLLVQGHIAGGDVALRLAVEGYEDNAEEGIALIERCGVTDRDVVIGITASGSAQFVIAGLKKAGEIGAATIGVVNNKNSRVEPVCDVCIAPVVGPEVIMGSTRLKAGTATKLVLNMLTTCTMVKLGKTYNNLMVDLKASNIKLYDRSVRIIKSATGVDDKTAISYLESASMSCKLAIMMIKTGLDAEKAEQALDESEGSLKKAFAQLQK is encoded by the coding sequence ATGGATGAGTATCTGGCGGGATTGACGACAGAAGAGATCAATGAGAAGACTCAGATGATCGATGAATGTACAACGGAACAAATGCTGCGTCTAATGAATGAGCAGGATTCCAAGGTTCCGGACGCCGTAGCAGCAGAAATACCGCAAATTATGAAAGCGGTTGATATTTTACACCGTGTGCTTAAAAATGGCGGTAGAATGTTTTACATAGGGGCTGGAACTTCCGGGAGACTAGGTGTGCTTGATGCTTCGGAATGTCCTCCTACTTTTGGTACTGACCCATTGCTGGTGCAGGGACATATTGCCGGAGGCGATGTGGCACTGAGGCTGGCAGTTGAAGGTTATGAAGACAATGCAGAGGAGGGGATCGCATTAATTGAACGATGCGGCGTAACGGACAGGGATGTTGTCATTGGGATCACAGCGAGTGGAAGTGCACAATTTGTCATTGCCGGCTTGAAGAAGGCAGGAGAGATTGGAGCGGCCACAATCGGTGTAGTCAATAACAAGAATTCAAGGGTTGAGCCCGTATGCGACGTATGTATCGCGCCGGTTGTTGGACCCGAAGTCATCATGGGATCTACCCGATTGAAGGCAGGCACTGCAACAAAGCTGGTTCTCAACATGCTCACAACCTGTACGATGGTAAAGCTTGGGAAGACATACAACAACCTTATGGTTGACCTTAAAGCAAGCAATATCAAATTGTATGACCGCTCAGTTCGTATTATTAAGTCAGCTACGGGGGTAGACGATAAGACAGCTATTAGTTATTTGGAAAGCGCTTCCATGAGCTGTAAATTAGCCATTATGATGATCAAAACCGGTTTAGACGCAGAGAAGGCAGAACAAGCGCTGGATGAAAGCGAAGGCAGTCTGAAAAAAGCATTCGCACAATTACAAAAGTGA
- a CDS encoding MurR/RpiR family transcriptional regulator, giving the protein MSINDNILIKIRDMKDSLTPVEKMLAEYILENLEEIPHLSIKSLAQLTKTSDASVLRFCKTMGYTGYRSFIVSISASLGSMDEEQRHQYTDIQPGDDLTTIISNISRNNIKSIEDTMSVINKDAIDRAVKVLRQCKRIVFFGIGASGLVGIDAEQKFSRINKMCHAYTDGHSQLTAATLLEKNDVAIFISNSGDTVDILDSLDIAKKTGATIIAITKYNKSELAEKANIVLSISTPELTIRSGAMGSRIAMLTVIDILFAGVASAEYRNVKKYLTKTHNIISSKHRK; this is encoded by the coding sequence ATGTCAATCAACGATAATATTTTGATAAAGATTCGGGATATGAAAGACAGCTTGACACCTGTGGAGAAAATGCTTGCGGAGTATATATTGGAGAATTTAGAGGAAATCCCTCATCTTTCGATTAAGAGCCTTGCCCAACTAACGAAGACAAGTGACGCATCGGTACTGCGGTTTTGTAAAACTATGGGGTACACGGGGTATCGCAGCTTTATCGTGAGCATTTCGGCATCACTAGGTTCAATGGATGAGGAACAGAGGCATCAGTATACTGATATTCAGCCTGGTGATGATCTGACCACAATTATTTCGAATATTTCGCGGAACAACATCAAATCCATTGAAGATACGATGAGTGTTATTAATAAAGACGCGATAGATCGTGCGGTAAAAGTGCTTCGTCAATGTAAGCGTATTGTATTTTTTGGTATCGGCGCTTCTGGTCTGGTCGGAATAGATGCAGAACAGAAGTTTTCCCGTATTAACAAAATGTGCCATGCCTATACGGATGGGCATAGTCAACTTACAGCAGCAACACTGCTTGAAAAAAATGATGTTGCTATCTTTATATCTAATTCCGGGGATACCGTGGATATTCTTGATTCGCTCGATATCGCCAAGAAAACGGGAGCCACAATTATTGCCATAACTAAGTACAATAAGAGTGAATTGGCTGAGAAGGCCAATATTGTACTGAGCATTTCTACTCCAGAGCTAACCATTCGCAGTGGTGCCATGGGATCACGGATCGCTATGCTTACCGTTATTGATATTTTATTTGCCGGTGTAGCAAGTGCCGAATACAGAAATGTAAAGAAATATTTGACTAAGACGCACAATATTATATCGAGTAAGCATCGAAAATAG
- a CDS encoding 6-phospho-beta-glucosidase: MSKKLKIAIIGSGSTYTPELIEGMIKRKDILPIDELVLMDIDARKLETVGKLCERMIQAEQIPCRVIMTQDLDEALLDADFVLGQIRVGKLPARVLDETIPLKYGLIGQETCGIGGFFKAMRTIPVMLHITERMKELCPDAWLINFSNPAGIITEALLNHSDVKMLGLCNVPFNMFKSIHETLKLDQPNFTYVGLNHLSWITAIEQDGTDYLKSALDMGLNSEAMKNIPSSGFSKELVQMVGAIPSSYLEYYYFKEKKYKLLKESEITRGEKCMQIEEELLGIYSDSELHSKPELLSSRGGANYSEVAISLVDAIYNDKQEVHVVNLLNNGALDFMKDSDAVEMCAVIGKDGAKPIPVPDFNNEHIIDYMRMVKAYERETVTAAVSGSEDAAMRALLMNPLVGDYDAAYNCFQELKEAHKEYLPQFYTKEKMS, from the coding sequence ATGAGTAAAAAATTGAAAATTGCAATAATCGGATCAGGCAGCACGTACACCCCGGAACTGATTGAAGGTATGATTAAGCGTAAAGATATATTACCGATAGATGAACTCGTACTTATGGATATTGATGCTAGGAAACTGGAAACAGTAGGCAAGCTTTGTGAACGAATGATTCAGGCAGAGCAGATTCCTTGCCGGGTCATCATGACACAGGACTTGGATGAAGCGCTGCTGGATGCAGACTTTGTGCTTGGACAGATCCGTGTTGGCAAACTGCCGGCCAGAGTGCTGGATGAGACCATTCCTCTGAAATATGGATTGATCGGACAGGAAACATGCGGTATTGGCGGATTCTTCAAAGCGATGCGCACGATCCCAGTCATGCTTCATATTACAGAACGAATGAAAGAGCTGTGCCCTGATGCGTGGCTAATCAATTTCTCTAACCCAGCCGGAATAATAACAGAAGCTCTGCTCAATCACTCTGATGTAAAAATGCTGGGACTCTGCAATGTGCCATTCAACATGTTTAAGAGCATACACGAGACATTAAAGCTGGATCAGCCAAATTTTACTTATGTAGGACTTAATCATCTAAGCTGGATTACAGCCATAGAACAAGACGGAACAGACTATTTGAAATCCGCGCTTGATATGGGTCTGAACAGTGAAGCGATGAAAAACATACCTTCTAGCGGATTCAGCAAAGAGCTTGTCCAGATGGTTGGGGCCATCCCTTCTTCCTATCTGGAGTATTACTACTTCAAGGAGAAGAAATATAAACTTCTTAAAGAGAGCGAAATTACACGAGGCGAGAAATGTATGCAGATTGAGGAAGAACTGCTGGGAATCTATTCCGATTCCGAATTGCACAGTAAACCAGAACTTTTATCATCACGTGGAGGTGCGAACTATTCCGAAGTAGCGATCAGCTTAGTGGATGCCATCTATAACGATAAGCAAGAGGTTCATGTCGTGAACCTGCTAAATAACGGTGCTTTGGATTTCATGAAAGACTCCGACGCTGTTGAAATGTGTGCGGTTATTGGCAAAGATGGCGCGAAACCGATCCCTGTGCCTGATTTCAACAATGAACACATTATCGATTATATGAGAATGGTAAAAGCTTATGAGCGTGAGACTGTTACTGCAGCGGTGAGCGGCAGCGAAGATGCCGCTATGCGCGCACTGCTGATGAATCCACTCGTTGGTGATTATGACGCTGCATATAACTGTTTTCAAGAACTGAAAGAAGCGCATAAGGAATATCTCCCGCAATTTTATACGAAAGAAAAGATGTCGTGA
- a CDS encoding N-acetylglucosamine kinase encodes MNKKYIIGVDGGNSKTDYFLFDLQGNFVDHINTGTCSHEQFPDAYMSSFRIMNENIQQLLNRNHLSMDHIAAGAFGLAGADVPTQKDNLNKVIEQIGFTHYAMDNDSFLGVKAGSEKGFGICSINGSGTVTGGISPSGSRLQVGGVGSELSGDEAGGYFLARKVLRTVYDSFYRMGPKTSMTEPVMSLLQIPGKEYFIEYAMDGVLKRTLPNTKLMQIMFSAADHGDQAALDIIDHTARQLAHSTVGCMHNLDFGIEVDIVLAGSVWVKAESPLLLEKYKSYVATLTEHQCKYILLQVPPATGAVLWAMELAYGHPVDTDTRARIIESVENIHKKDPSPA; translated from the coding sequence ATGAACAAAAAATACATTATTGGCGTTGATGGCGGGAACAGCAAGACGGACTACTTTTTGTTTGATCTTCAAGGAAACTTTGTAGATCATATCAACACTGGAACATGCAGTCATGAACAGTTCCCTGACGCTTATATGAGTTCATTCCGGATCATGAATGAGAATATTCAGCAGTTACTGAATCGAAATCATTTATCCATGGATCACATTGCAGCAGGCGCATTTGGTTTGGCCGGGGCAGACGTCCCCACACAGAAGGACAATTTAAATAAAGTAATAGAACAAATCGGATTCACTCATTATGCCATGGACAATGACTCTTTTCTAGGCGTAAAAGCCGGCAGTGAAAAAGGCTTCGGCATATGCTCCATCAATGGCTCAGGCACGGTTACCGGTGGAATTTCTCCAAGCGGCAGCCGCCTGCAGGTCGGAGGCGTTGGCAGTGAGTTATCGGGTGATGAAGCTGGAGGATATTTCTTAGCAAGAAAGGTGCTTCGAACAGTATACGATTCCTTTTACCGTATGGGACCGAAGACCTCAATGACGGAACCTGTCATGAGCCTGCTCCAAATACCGGGTAAAGAATACTTTATTGAGTACGCCATGGATGGAGTCTTAAAGCGGACCTTGCCAAATACCAAGCTGATGCAAATCATGTTCTCTGCGGCAGATCATGGTGATCAGGCTGCGCTTGATATCATTGATCATACCGCCAGACAGCTGGCTCATTCGACAGTAGGTTGTATGCATAATCTGGATTTCGGTATAGAAGTTGATATCGTGCTGGCGGGCTCCGTTTGGGTTAAAGCGGAAAGCCCTCTGTTGCTCGAGAAGTACAAAAGTTATGTGGCCACATTAACAGAGCATCAATGCAAATATATTCTTTTGCAAGTCCCGCCTGCTACCGGTGCTGTATTATGGGCTATGGAACTTGCTTATGGACACCCTGTGGATACAGATACCCGAGCGCGAATCATTGAATCGGTAGAAAATATTCATAAGAAGGACCCTTCACCAGCGTAA
- the lpxA gene encoding acyl-ACP--UDP-N-acetylglucosamine O-acyltransferase gives MIHPNAVLHESVVLGIGVEIGPFSVIDENVVIGDFCKIESHVRIHSHTTLGKHNHIYHSAAIGTDPQHITPDKVPTYLTIGDHNIIREYVTLSRGSLKGGSYTTIGDHNLIMSYAHIGHDCLVGNHTIISSGVLVAGHVEIEDYVVIGGAAVIQQFSKIGRNAMVGGSSGVNQDVVPFSLVSGTPIRYGGLNVVGLRRAGLSSEKLKEIKTIHSILLRKGLSLETATKSIEEMPPSEYVMNTLNFLNKSTRPLCRRAK, from the coding sequence ATGATTCATCCAAATGCTGTGCTTCACGAAAGTGTAGTCTTGGGAATTGGTGTTGAGATCGGCCCCTTCTCTGTCATTGACGAAAATGTGGTCATTGGCGACTTCTGCAAGATTGAGTCACATGTTCGAATACACAGTCATACAACCCTGGGTAAGCATAATCATATCTATCATAGCGCAGCTATTGGCACAGACCCGCAGCATATAACACCCGATAAGGTACCGACATATTTAACGATCGGTGACCATAACATCATTCGTGAGTATGTCACTCTATCACGCGGTTCATTAAAAGGTGGATCATATACCACGATCGGTGATCATAACTTGATTATGTCATATGCGCATATCGGTCACGATTGCTTGGTTGGCAATCACACCATCATTTCCAGCGGAGTATTGGTCGCAGGTCATGTTGAAATCGAAGATTATGTCGTGATTGGTGGTGCTGCTGTCATTCAACAGTTTAGCAAGATCGGACGTAATGCTATGGTAGGTGGAAGCAGTGGTGTAAACCAGGATGTGGTACCTTTCTCTCTCGTTAGCGGTACCCCCATCAGATACGGTGGTCTAAATGTTGTTGGTCTTAGAAGGGCAGGTCTATCCTCTGAAAAATTGAAGGAAATCAAGACGATCCACTCCATTCTTCTTCGTAAAGGTCTAAGTCTGGAGACAGCAACCAAGTCCATTGAGGAAATGCCTCCTTCTGAATATGTTATGAATACGCTTAACTTTCTGAACAAATCAACCAGACCATTGTGCAGACGAGCGAAGTGA
- a CDS encoding beta-lactamase family protein, which translates to MNEVSAKIENLLKRIVHKDRRIHNAYFLVHSEKLGIHLNLAEGFTGSMSANGQQRYLIASISKLFTSVLFALFVEQQKLTYDDPIHLYIEQDLLNKLHVPLPIMDSSGGHCLV; encoded by the coding sequence ATGAACGAGGTATCAGCAAAGATTGAGAACCTGCTTAAGAGAATCGTACATAAAGATCGGCGCATTCACAATGCCTATTTTCTGGTCCATTCAGAAAAACTTGGGATTCACCTGAACCTGGCTGAAGGATTTACCGGCAGCATGTCTGCAAATGGTCAGCAGCGTTATTTAATCGCCAGCATTAGCAAACTTTTTACCTCTGTCTTATTCGCTCTATTCGTAGAGCAGCAGAAGCTAACTTATGACGACCCCATCCATTTATATATCGAACAAGACCTATTGAACAAACTGCATGTACCTCTCCCGATTATGGACTCCTCAGGAGGTCATTGTCTGGTCTAA